The DNA segment ggctctgagcagcctgatctagttgaagatgtcgCTGCTTGTTGCAGGAGGCGTAGACCAGAGGGTctttcaaggtcttttccaactcaaactctatgattctatgaactgTTCTTGCCATACTGTTTCTGCTGATGccttggtttttttgcaggACTAATATCAGATCCTAAGATAATACCAGTGCCTCCcccctgcctgcttctgccTCCTTGGGTTCTTGAGTTTGTCTTACACAACATTTGTTTAAGGGTTTCCTCTTGGGTAAAAAAGGCCTTTCACACAGTTTTGGTGGGTGCTGTGTGGACAGATACCTTTGGTGTGATGTTTGAATAGCATGGTAGAAGAAACTGGGTGGCTATAGATGGTGTGAAATAGAGACATGGGCTGTATGAAATTCAGTTGCAGACTAAGCGTATCCCACATTGCTCTTAAGCTTAAGTTTGTTGTGTCGGGCACTGCCTTTTGCTGTTAAGTGTACAGACCAATCAAGGTCTGAGCCTCTGGCCTTAACCACAATACATGTGTTAAGTAAGTGTATtaacagagaaaggaggaataGATGGAATAATAACAGATGGCTGCTGACTGTGACTGTAtttgtagtttttttctttcttttgttgtcagtaacatccttttttttctttttctgctttgacagGTTCTGTTTATTTATATTCAGGTGAGTGATGTCTTTGTAATCTGCCTGTTTTTGTGATCATGAGAAGAAATGAGAGGGACCCTGATTCCACGCCATGCAGTGGGGATTTCATTGCTAACTTCCATAGGCATGAACCGTGCATCCCTCGAACCAGTGTCTATCTAAATGTTGATTAAACTGGGGGTTAGGATTAGGAAGGGTAGGTAGGGCAGGTCACATTTACAATCCTGATAACAGACATCGTAGACATTGCTTTCAGGGAATGAAATCAGTGTTTTTAAGTGGCTTTCTATTGATAATTTCTCTACGAGAAAGCTTTCTGTTTGTCCTGAAGATTACTTTCTTTTGGGTGGAAGGTGTGCAGAGATTCTAGAACAGGTCTGAGTACTACCCTGGTGTCTTTTTCACATCCCATTAATCTGGTAACTctgtttttgttctttgctcCTGGCTTGCAGTCCCAGCTGATGCCTCAAACCCAGACAGTGTTGTAGTGTCAGTGTTAAACATCAGTGCTACGTTAGGGTCACAGGCTGTTCTGCCCTGCAAGAGTTACCGCATGGTGTGGACCCAGGATCGCCTGAATGACCGCCAGCGTGTAGTCCACTGGGATGTGTACAGCAACTATTATGGAGATAACAAGATGGAGAGGCTCTGTGACATGTACTCAGCTGGAGATCAGCGTGTATACAGCTCCTACAACCAAGGGAGGATATTCATGCCCCAGAATGCGTTTACAGATGGCAACTTCTCCTTGGTGATCAAAGGTACTAAACAGCATCTTTTCTCCCTATGCTGTCCGCAGAACAGAGGGTTCGTGACTAAActggctttctgtttttcagtaaaaatggcTATTTTACGGAGCgttttctataaataaatacatatatatcaGTTTAATGAGTTTCTCTGAAGCACTGGCAAtagtgttttatttcccttcaaaACAGTcccattttaaaagagaagcGGTAACAACTCATTGCCTTGGGCTTCTTGTGGACCTTTGACTGTATTTCAGTTCCTGAACTCTAAACCCAAGATTGCCATCCTTCCTGTGCCCACTCTTGGCTAAACTTAaatcagctttctttttccGTCTGTTAATACAAATACATTCCACACAAGAGCAAATAGACTGAACAAATTGTTACATGAGGTGAgatgatttttctctgtttagcCCACCTTGGTGATATGGATGGGTTAGAACTAAGTTATAGAAAGGCCCTTTTGCATCTGTACAAGCATTTGGGAAGCTGTATAAAAGACAAGAGTAGTTATTGTCTGAATATAAAACATTCaacttcctttctcttccctgttgTACTAGATGTTGCAGAGAGTGATGAAGGCACATATTCTTGTAATCTTCACCATCACTACTGCCACTTGTATGAAACTGTGAAAATCCAACTAGCTATCACCAAGAAAGGTAGGTGTGGTGGACAGCTTGggttcctttcctttctgccagGACTTTGTTGAATTCACAGTGGGGCTTGTGAGCTGATCATGGTAGGCCTTGCGTGCTGCTAGTGTCAGAGAAGAGCAGTGTGGATGCAGCGTTTTGCCTGTGCTGTCTCAATTCCAGGTTCAGGGCACAGATCCTGTAGGCGGCTTGGAAAGCATCAGGAGAGAGTGGTGCTCACTGTGCTGTTTGCTGTCAGATTCCCTGAGTTTCAGAAATTGTATTCCATGTTAAGTTAAATGTTTGCTCTGGGCAGCCCAGTTAGCTAACTATCCTGTTAGTGCTCCAGCTGTAGAACATCCCTAGTAGCATTCCATCATCAGTCAGGTTACCTGCAGAGATCTGCCCTGTACATCGGTTGGTGAGCTTACCTGCGAAAGCCTGTAGTTTAAAAGCCTCCTCAAGTTACTACACCTTAACTCCAGCTCTGAAAGCAAGGTTCTGAGGGCTGTTGGCAACTGCAGCATGTGCCACCCATGGCACACATCCATCGCTACCGTTCATTTAAACTGACCTTTGTATAATGCACAAGTGAAGGTACTGGGGCTGATAGTGCTGGGAAGTTGTTGAAGGGCCAGTGGGGTGGTAgagaagagcatctcctgctgctgttctcataGCTTGTATGCAATAAACACCCAGGCAGGCCTGTGAACCCCCATCTGCTCATCTGTGTTTTGGTTCTTCTGTTCATCCTTTTcaagaacaaaatacaaaacagtgCTGCTTGAACTCCTCCAGTAATTAGGGCATTTGTGGGTAGAAAAGTATTTCCTGCCTGGAGAATTGGGATACAGCATATTGAAGATGAAATCTGTTATTCTCGTTCCATTCTTAGTCTGTAGAAAGAGTATACTTCCTGCTTTCTGAAGCAAGAGATTAACTCTCAGTTATAAGGGGAAGAAAGTGGTCTTGCTTAATGCGCTGACCTGGGATGTAGAAGATAAAGCTGCGTTTCTTTATTAACTGCTGAACTAAGTGTAAGCAGGACACGCTGCCCCTGTGACACTTCAATATCTTTGGAGGGGATGTGTTATAGGATTGCAGGATCTGAGAGCAATCTTAGGTGTGCCTGGGCATCCTTAAGAATAGGACAAGTGTGTAAAGGTGCACATACCAGGGTTGCACAACTTGTGTTGTTTCCACAGCTGAGGATGCAAACGAGTactgggatggggagaagcCTGTGATTGTTGCCCTAGAAGGCAGCACAGTGATGCTCCCCTGTGTGAACCGTAACCACATCTGGACTGAACGGCACAGTGAGGAGGAACAACAAGTGGTCCACTGGGACAGGCAGCCCCCAGGCGTTCCTCATGACCGGGCCGACCGCCTCATTGATCTGTACGCCTCTGGTGAGCGCCGTTCTTATGGACCTCTCTTCATTCGTCAGAAGATGAACATCACTGACACAGCCTTTGCCCTGGGTGACTTTTCCCTGCGGATTTCAGAGCTGGAAAGTGCAGATGAAGGCACTTACTCCTGCCACCTGCACCATCACTACTGTGGCCTGCATGAGCGCAGGATCTACCAAGTCTTTGTGACAGAGCCGGTGAGAGAGAAGAAGGTGGTGAACCTCACAACTCACAACATTGCCCCAGCCATAGGTAAGTGGCCTCTGGAAGTGGCTCTCCTGACTGAGGAAGAGATAAGTATCTACAGCTGCACCTTTGAGCTCTAAAGAGCTCAGTAAGTCATGGGACAGGAATATGACATGTTACTCCCCGTCATCACCTCAGGAGGCCTTCGTTCCAAGTGCCAAAATGTCCttgcctttcctctccctccGCAGTGCTCTGCGGGGATCACGCAGTGCCCTGAGGAGGCAGCGTGGTCAAGGCAGAGTTGTGCCCTGCAGGAGTCCCATGGACACCACTGGAGCGAGAGGTGCCATTTGGAGCAGCACTGAGGTCTCCTCTATGTTCTCACATTTGAGCCAGGGGCTATTCCTGCCCTTCGGGTTAGAAGACTAGATCAGGTCTTGCCTCCCTTGCTGCTAGTACATGGCTGTAGCATATGGGCTTGTTTCTGAGCTGTTTCCATTGCACATTACACTGGTGTACCTGGAGCTGCGTCCCTAGCAATAGGAGTGAGgatcctgcagagctgccttaATGCTCTGCTGCACGAAAAGTGGAAGCATCCCACTCATCAGGGTTAATTACCCTGCTTGCAGGGCTGTAGTGATGACGTGTCcagcttgtgttttctgtgctcCAGGGCAattctgcagcctgctctgctctgcaatGCTGACATGCCCTAAGGCAAACAAGCTGTTTTTCTAACAGGctccctttcctctttgcttttatgGAACAGGAGaaggtgtggggctggggtcgattctgctctgcctttgctgttaAGATGTGCCACTGTTCTCAGCGGTAGATTGTTAAgtgtttctctcccttttgcAGGGAGGTTTAGGCTGTGCAAGATGCCAGACTGCGCGGAATCAAGCACTAGGAATTTTCCTCCAcccttcagcttttctttttttctcttaaaccaattttcacattttccacCGCAGTGAGCTATCGTCTGACAGCCTGTCCAAACTCAGAACCATCAGGCTTAgttcaggcagaaaaataaaataaaaatcccaagtttgatatttttttaatttttggggGGTTAGTTCTGTGTCAACATTCTGAAATACTCATTGTGGCTTGATATTTATTGGCTGCTTAATACAGAATTTTGACGTGcttcatacatttttaaataggTCTATTCTTCCCTAGCAATTCGCTTTTTCAAGTCACAGAAACCTAAACCTTTCCCCTGGGACTAAGGTTGGTGTCCGGAAGACGGAGGCAGTACTGAAGAGCGGTGGCTGTTGGGGCTGAGCCGCCGTGGAGGCCAGGACACACAAAGACCagtctccctgcctgcagccctttTGCTGCCCTTGAGCCCTATCCAGCTCACATGGTGCAGAGTTTTCAGAGCTTTGTGCATTTTCAGAGTTGCCCACCcaggaatttcttcctttttttcctacctgTTGTCCCGCTTGTCACTGAATAGTTACCTACCTGCTCAGAAGTTGGGCAGAACCTACAAATTAATTTAACCCGCCAGGGCTGTCTTAGCTCGGCAGTAGTGCCCTCCGTGCTGGAGGAACTTCCCTTCCTGAGAAAAGTCATTTCCACTGTCAAAAAGAACAGCCTTGGAAGAGCTTTGTCCCTTATGGGCAGTGAACGCTCAGCTGGTCCAAAAGCACCATGCACAAAAATGTGCTGAGTCGATGGGAATGTGATAGAAACGGAGACATCTGGAGGGGCTTTTTCAAACCCACCCCGGCTGAGGATCCTGCTGGGATGCAGGCACCCTAGCTGTGTAtagcaggagaggcagagatGCTGCCCCATTCCGTGAAAAACTGTGTAGAACTCATTCTGAAgatataacagaaaaataaaacgTCAGGagataataaaagcaaaacaatcaGCTTTTTCAGCAAGCAGCTATAGTTTCTGGCAGAGCTCCAAGGCCCGGAGCCATTTCCAGACAGGAAATTTCATCCTGTTTTGAATATAAGCATAAGCTCAATTCCGCTCTCGGTCTCAGCAGTATAAATACAGCGTATGTCTAATAATTCAGTGCATTTTTACTGCGTGCTTGCTTTGGAGCAAGTGATTGAAGAATGGCATCTTGTGCTTATTGCTAAACTATTCTCAGTCCTTTGCTAGCCTTGAAAAGAAAACGGGCCGTGGTAGCCAGCATTTGGGAGCTTTCCTGGTGGAGAGCTCTCCCTTTTTCCCAGCAGAAGAATCTGACCCGTGACACTTCAGTGAAGGAATGTAAAGGCGCcgctgttctttttttttttttcccctcccaccaTTAGAGCTTGTTTCCCAGTAGTTAAACCAGATCACGTGAGTGAACTGGAGGCAGATGGGCATGCTGTGTCGAGATGTACCGAAAGCTCAGATCTTGGTGGCAGAATAAAACCTTCGTCACCTCAGCTTAAATCCTGACACAACGCTAGGATGAGGAGAAGGGTCTGTGTTACCTTGGTGTGATACTGTGCTAGGCGCTGACAGTTCATCTGCTGGGTGCACTGAGTCAACTGTTACTCTGCGCCTGTTTCCCCAGTTACAAGATGGGATCTATTccactgcctgcctggggaTGCACTTCGAAGTCCAGCAGTAATGCTTTGTCAAAAGATTAATACGACAAGTATCTTTAGTATTACTTGATTAAGCCACGAGGCCCAAAGTTAGTGAGTTTGTTGTTACAGTGACCTCTCCAATGTTGACTAAAGTTTAACTCGGCTCCTGCCCTATCTTGCAGTATTGTGGGAAAGCAAAAAGCCAGGAATAGAATGCATTTATGTTTGCTGACTTCTAGCTCAACAGCTGGTCCAGCGGCTACCATCTCATTACGGCAGCTGCTGAAGAAGCCTTTCACCATCCAGAGATCCGTTAAAGTAGAACAGTCACGTATACTGTTTGCAGCTTTGcaagtggtttttttggtttggtattttttagCTTAGCAGTGGTGAAAAACACATGCTGGGTTTCAGCACTACAGCCAGCAAGCACAGGGCATCTAGCAAGGCCAGTGGGAAGCGGAAGTTGCTGGAGTGGCAGGCTGGGCTACCAGAACAGAGCCTGTGCTAAAAACCTCTCCATTTTCTAGGACTGTTGTTAGCATTAGCAAACGATCATCCCTGGTTTTGAAGTGCTTATTTCAATTCACTATCGTTTTGCTTGACTTTATTGTTGGCGGGTTggtgtttttaaatgctggaaACAAACTGCCTGTCAAACTGGAACCAGTCACTACGCCAGCGGTTCcaaaaatgtcagcatttctcACATTAGAATGTATCTGTTCAATGGCACTGTGGCTTTTGGGGTATTTCCCCCCTTATTCCCTCTGGCTAATTTACGGGGTTAAACTCCCAAGAGAATGGTGGGTCTTGCTGGGTGCTCTGTGGATGTTCcctggcagggggagggggtgtccctttcagtctgttttgaagaaaaaagcctctCCCAGCACAGTGTGTTTTATGGGTTTGCTGTCTGTGCCTGGGCAGGGTTTGGCCATTCCACTGACTATTGCAAGCAGAGAAGTCGCTTCCTCTCTATATGTGTAAAACATTGACCTATTTATTTGAGATCTACAGAAACGTTCCACGTAAAAGTTTTGAGTTACCCTTCCCTGTGCTATGgaactgaaatgctgctgcacCCAcaaatggaatggaatggaatcttggcttttctttgtgggtttttattttatttattttatcgatttttattttatttcaaaggaaactCATTCTTTGGCATTGAAAGTTCCTCCCACTCTGTAAATTATAACCCTTGGCAGGGAGGGGCTGCTTCATACTTCAGCTGTCTGGAGCCAAAGCACCGTGGTGTGTGTGTTGTAAGGGctccagaggagggctgtgtTACCCTGCAGAAAGACCTGGGGCTCTCTAGCGTGGCTTCTTCTGGCCTTGCCCTCTGCAGTAAACGAGAACGCACTGATAGCTGGGCAGCAGGAAAGGGCTGTGCAGCAGTCACTGTTAATAATTCATGCTCCTGGGAAGTGTAATGGTCTTGTTAAGACTGCAGGCATCTTCCATCTGACAAAGGTGCAGTATGTTGTAAATTGGGCAGCTGTTTGCCCTTTACTTCCTGCAGTTCAGAGGAGTTTCTCACTGAACATGCTTTGCTTTGGATGCCAATTACAATTATCaccctgttttcctttgctatcAGATCCAAATGTTGTCAGGGGCCACAACGTAATAAATGTCATCATCCCTGAGAGTCGGATGCacttcttccagcagctgggctACATCCTGGCCACTCTGCTGCTCTTCATTGTCCTCCTCATCATTGTTATCCTCGTCACCCGCAAGCGTCGGCAGAGAGGTAAGTGCTGGACAAGACCAGCCCTGTGGTGCTTATATCTCATGACAGCAGAGATGTAGATATAGAAATAGATACTATATCTGTGTATAGAAATAGATACTGCAGTGCACAATGCTGAAGGCAGCTATCCTCTTcaggaaaaccagcaaacagTGGGGAGTCTTTGCAGGTGCTGATGCCAAGGGAGATTCAATAGTGTGGTGTAAAAATTTCCAGGCCATGATTTGCTGAGTTGCTGTGCTGtaagggagaagaaaatcagaactgTTGGATAGTTGCTCTTTACAAGTGGCATTTATTTAGAGCAGAAGGCCCTCATGCATCCCTTAGGAACTAAGATGTCTAAACTCCTTGCTGGACTCCCTGCGCTGAGTGACTCTCCATGTATTATTAGGTAAATGGACACTGAGATCTTTTGGTGACTTCCACACAAATAGTTCTGGATGCCACACCAAAAGCGAATACCAGGGAATGTCTGCCTTCTGGTGTGTTTTTGCAGGACCACATTCATCCTTATTTGTGTGTCAGGGGATCAGCAATAACACAAAATGTTATTAAGTGGAGTTACTCTGCAGTCACAGAGGGGACAGACAGAAAATCATCACTTCTTGCAGGGTGGGGTGAGGCAGGAGTGTAGTTAGGTACCAGGCACGTGGGCGGCTGATGAAAACCAGTATCTGTAGCATGTGATGGATGCAGGCCTAAGCAACGAGTTGGGGATGGGCCAGTGCAGCACCAGAACATGAGAGATGACAGGCGTGGttgatatttttgtaataaatgggaggtggaaagaaattaaatacagcgCTGGCTACGGTTTCTCCTGGCTGGTCATGCATAGATCTGGGAAGACCACTAGAAAGCTGGTGAGTAAAGGAGAGGGAAGCTCCCTGTGGCAGTGGAACACACCTGAGTTGTTGTGTGTTGGAGGGCTTGCGAAGGTGAACATCGTAAGGGTCACAAATAAAGAGCAGTGTGATTAAGTACCAGGTGTTACTGTTATCACTGTTCCCTGGGGAGGGTGGGTTGGACTGGATGTGACTGcttattctgtttcttctccctgtttAGGTTATGAATACAATGTGAAGAAATACGGAGAGTAAGTATAATTCCAGTGTCTATTATCTAGGATGAGAATGCATAAAAGTGATTTTATAGGCCTCAACCCTCAGCTGTCATTAAGAGCCTAGAACAGCTGAGGATCTGGTTAGTACGAGTACAGACATGTACGGCATAGGCTGCTTGATAGAGTTTATTCATTGCTTTCCACcaattattttgcagttttacgCTCTAGTCATTATTAGTGTAATTTTTCCAGGAATACACACTTGCATAATGATTGCATATCGGGGAGCAACTTCCATGCTGCTGAAGTACCGAAGGAGGGAACGGTTTGTAGGGCTGATTTGGCAATTGCATTTCCTCTTGTGATACTTTGGGAACTGATTCACGGATGATGTTTCTGTGAGATGTCATTAGGAGTTAGTAGTAAAGGGGTAAAGACCTAACATAAACCCTACTGTGAGATGGGGCCAAGGTTGTGTAGCTGGGTTCCTTTATCtgttattatatattattaaacTGGAAGAGATGGGGAAGTTCCAGTGCAGGTTGGCTCCCCATTGTTCGAAGGTCTGGACAAACACAAGGGGACAAAAGAGCCAGCTAGCCAGAGATCTCAAGGTATTAATAGAAAAGCTAATCAGAGAGAGGACAACCAGAATCACTAGTAAGCAGTAAGAccttctgaaatctgtttgaTATCTTAGGGgcaaagacaggaaaagtaCCCATGTACAGTGGCTGCCAGTGCTCTTACCTAACTGGCATGCTTTCTCCAGGGAAGCCTTgtagaaactggaaaaaaaatctctaaggGTTGATGTGAAAATCACCAGTATTTAATAGAGAATGAAATCTATGGattttttcaacttttctcCAGATACGTGGCAAATAAAGACTGTAAATTAAATTCTGTAAAGTAGCATTAGAAAAGCAATTGTGAAAAAGGGTGAAAAGAACCAGTTACTAAAAGATGTGACAATACcattttttgctgttattcTTTTTTCAGGAAGGATGTAAATCTTAAAGAATTTACAGTCGACACAACAGATCTGACTCAGTACAAAAGTGAAGACATCAGGCTGGGTATGCATCAGCTAGCAACCCTTCTCCAAACCAGGTCAAAACCCGTCGTAACCGAGGATTTTCTAATGGCGTTTAGATGCCATTTTGAAGTGACTTAACCTCCTGATTTTAAATGGCAGCTTTGAGAATCTCATCAACCTATAAGTCAGTGCAAGCAGGgacactgcagctggagagggcAGGCCTGACTTTTGAGTTTAACCAGAAGCTGATGGGTGAGGCTGGTCAGTAACGAGGCACAGCTTCTTTTGTTTCACCTGCACTTTTTGGGGTTGTCTGACATGCACCTGAAAGCCAAATTTGAGTGAGTGCAAAACATTGTGGAATGAGATTAAGACAGTGTCTAGGGAAGAGGATTCCTCAAACTGAAGCAGTTTGTGTAGGGAAGAGGATCAGCAAGGCAGGTCTCTAGAATCTCCTGTCCAAGAAACTAAAGGCATTTGTCAATGTGAATATCATCATtctacagtaaataaaaaatagctcAAAGCGAGtgctctggagaaaaaaaaattagatcaACAGTCTTCAGTACTAGCTACTGACCTCATCATCACTCTTGAAAGTGGGGATGAACTGTAGCTGACTGCAGTGGGGATAAAGAGATGTCATGGGTTAGGTTAGCCTTCTGCTGAAGCCAGTTTGGTTTAAATTTGTACAATTTCATCCTCCCTGGATGTCAAATCACTTCGTGACCAGTTGGGCCTTCTCTGAAGATCTGTGGTAGCGATTAGGACAAATAAACTTGGGGAATGTGGTAGGAAGAAAATTTGCAACAAAGGTCTTAGAATACAAAAGATAGAAAATACAACCCCCCCTGGAACTCATGGTAACATGAAACATAATGAAAAGTGGAGAAGGAAGCTAATCTCACTGGTGATCTGTGAAAGTGTTTTTGCTGGAATATGTAGGACTGACTTGGGGGACTCACAGCGCTCCTGAAGATAGATGCTGCTTCTTATTAGGGCTTGAAGGTGCAGCCTTGAATTTATTGTGTCAGCAATTGATCAGGGGTGTCTTCTTGTTTGGACTTGGAGTGGATTGTCTGTAAAGCGGAGTTGATCCTCTTGTCAGCACTGCCCTGATTCCTAAAGAGTTGCCATGATGCAGTTTGTACCTGCTGCAATTTGCCCTATGTCAGTGAGCATGTTGATAAACCAGGGAACAACCGAGGCTGTCCCTCTGttttcccctctgcccacccccagTAAAGGTACAACCTTTAAGGCTGATGAACTTTAGGTCCCAAGCTGCAGCATTGCCCCAGTAAAGGGCCCCAGTAAACAAGAGGCGGATACAAAATCTGAAGTAAAGACAAAGGAATTGCAGAGGGTGGGTTGTAAACCGGGACAGCAGCAAGTACAAATTCTCTGTGTGCCTCAGGAGAGCTCCCCTGTGAGCAAATTCTTGGAATAACTGCATCAGTCACCTTCAGGTGAGCTTCACATAGATAATCCAGAACTTTCTGTTATATGCTGGAAGAATCTGTGGTGCCTGTGAGAAGCAGGAGGCTGAAGTATGCAGAACTGGTTAGTGCCAGGGGCAAAAGTGAAGTCAtagcagctttccttttcctgctgagcGGCTGAGTAACAACGTGAGTTGCTCCTAGAGATCTGGAGATGCCAGGCCTAGAGTACTTCAGGGAAGGACCGATCACGTCCGCCTTGCCTGTAAAGCTTTGCTGTCTTTTCATGTTCTAATGCCTGTCTGAATTACACTCCTCCCTTCCACAGATTACAAAAACAACATCCTGAAGGAGAAGGCTGAGCAAGCCAGAAGCTTCCCAGCAAAGAACATTGATTTAGACAAAGGTAATAATGACTTGCTTCACCCTAATTGGTAGGAGCCTTCTGATGGGttgaaggagggaggagggaagagcacAGTTTAGCAGTGAGCTGACCAAGCCACAGCCAAATGAGGAATGATAAACATCATGACAAATGACTGCAGGAATGAGAAGCTAGTTCCCTTCCTATCCTTTCATCATGGAGCCACAAGATGCAAGTAGTGAttaggcttttaaaaacttttggCATGGCACAAATAGAATTCTTCTTTATTGGAAAAGAATGCCTCGCAGGGCTGGGATAGTGCATTCTGTGCTGTAACCTCAAAGGGAGATGTATCTCAAAAATGTCCTGGCATGGTGtttgagaagaaaacactgtgcaGAAGAGAGTGTTTTGAGTTGAATTAATTTATAGGTAACGGGTAGTCACTTACTTCAtccaagaaaagcaagcaactCTCCCTCCCTAGTGGCTGAATCTCCTTTCTATTACCCAGTATTAATCCAGAGTATTATGCCTCAGTTTGTAGAGTCACACTT comes from the Falco rusticolus isolate bFalRus1 chromosome 3, bFalRus1.pri, whole genome shotgun sequence genome and includes:
- the MXRA8 gene encoding matrix remodeling-associated protein 8; the protein is MKQLAKLLLWQILLQQSSVYLYSVPADASNPDSVVVSVLNISATLGSQAVLPCKSYRMVWTQDRLNDRQRVVHWDVYSNYYGDNKMERLCDMYSAGDQRVYSSYNQGRIFMPQNAFTDGNFSLVIKDVAESDEGTYSCNLHHHYCHLYETVKIQLAITKKAEDANEYWDGEKPVIVALEGSTVMLPCVNRNHIWTERHSEEEQQVVHWDRQPPGVPHDRADRLIDLYASGERRSYGPLFIRQKMNITDTAFALGDFSLRISELESADEGTYSCHLHHHYCGLHERRIYQVFVTEPVREKKVVNLTTHNIAPAIDPNVVRGHNVINVIIPESRMHFFQQLGYILATLLLFIVLLIIVILVTRKRRQRGYEYNVKKYGEKDVNLKEFTVDTTDLTQYKSEDIRLDYKNNILKEKAEQARSFPAKNIDLDKDFRKEYCK